From the genome of Metarhizium brunneum chromosome 4, complete sequence, one region includes:
- the PaAT-2_1 gene encoding O-acetyltransferase PaAT-2, giving the protein MGFSCCGRRPKKAGTEKLTPVHDEVVYPVHFLDQSTLQQELVTWVLSFNDVLSAVPLHQSLCTLLEIGDWKKLGTRLRVRNDGLMEAYAPKVFTAQNPPCTFFHEKFFDTPIQRDPIGKHFILPNKRAFTQRYPSDYRGLFLPPGVPSTVQDIVDGGLSQLVLRVLSFRDATMVTLSWPPNSMDTAGFKALLQNWSLCMAGRMDEVATVFGAREDVLEKLVMSAEEKKNLDELRVDRKLKALSQNPISKWWRRRSHKPLQSRMVFIPQAIYDDFMKEIREDIASILEDDDQRPVTTAADIILAWISKLQAAADLKPRGVLSTSLVNLRCRMSTLRDPSGEYIQNLTLPCYSYISPEEATDTIGAIALQHKHNTQDQTSEHQLLALAKHVIDKKKRGKNPLPIYNVSRIPLLEFHNFSPLQLFSAADFSPAVVCADAFDGPRWNPPGRMTAAYYLMESTNFDESVCAVLGKDLGGNFWMTCQLEPEVWVKVEEELYNLQKTVNSPTSGHCIRFYDYSARKVSVRSTF; this is encoded by the exons ATGGGTTTCTCGTGCTGTGGGCGACGGCCTAAGAAGGCAGGGACAGAGAAGTTGACTCCTGTGCATGACGAGGTGGTATACCCGGTTCATTTCTTGGACCAGTCTACACTGCAGCAGGAACTGGTCACCTGGGTCTTGAGCTTCAATGACGTGCTTTCGGCAGTTCCCTTGCATCAATCTCTTTGCACCCTCCTTGAGATTGGGGACTGGAAGAAGCTTGGAACTCGACTACGGGTCCGG AATGATGGCTTAATGGAGGCATATGCACCAAAGGTATTCACCGCGCAGAACCCTCCTTGCACCTTCTTCCACGAAAAGTTTTTCGATACTCCCATTCAAAGAGACCCCATTGGAAAGCACTTCATCTTGCCAAACAAAAGAGCCTTTACTCAAAGGTACCCCTCAGACTACCGAGGTCTTTTTCTCCCGCCAGGTGTTCCCTCAACTGTGCAGGACATTGTCGACGGGGGTTTGTCCCAATTAGTCCTCCGTGTTTTGTCATTTCGAGACGCAACTATGGTAACGCTCTCGTGGCCGCCAAACTCCATGGATACGGCAGGCTTCAAGGCCCTCCTGCAAAACTGGTCTCTATGCATGGCCGGACGCATGGATGAGGTTGCTACCGTCTTTGGGGCGCGGGAGGATGTACTTGAAAAGCTGGTCATGAGCgccgaagaaaagaagaatcTCGACGAGCTCAGAGTGGACAGGAAACTCAAAGCTTTGTCTCAGAACCCGATTTCAAAATGGTGGAGACGACGGAGTCACAAACCACTACAGAGCAGAATGGTGTTCATCCCTCAGGCAATTTATGATGACTTCATGAAAGAGATTCGGGAAGACATTGCCAGCATATTAGAGGATGATGACCAGCGACCAGTTACGACCGCCGCAGACATCATCCTAGCCTGGATAAGCAAGCTACAGGCCGCAGCCGACCTTAAACCAAGGGGTGTCCTTTCTACATCCTTGGTCAACCTACGTTGCCGCATGTCCACCCTTCGCGATCCGTCAGGGGAGTATATTCAAAACCTGACACTGCCTTGTTACTCGTATATCTCCCCTGAAGAAGCCACCGACACAATCGGCGCCATAGCCCTCCAGCACAAACACAACACGCAAGATCAGACCTCGGAACACCAACTGCTCGCCCTGGCCAAGCACGTTAtcgacaagaagaagcgcgGTAAGAACCCGCTCCCCATATACAATGTATCCAGGATCCCTCTTCTTGAATTCCATAACTTTTCCCCTCTGCAactcttctccgccgccgatTTCTCGCCAGCTGTTGTTTGTGCCGATGCGTTTGACGGTCCCAGATGGAACCCTCCAGGACGCATGACTGCAGCGTACTACCTTATGGAGAGCACGAATTTCGATGAGAGCGTTTGCGCTGTGCTTGGGAAGGACCTCGGCGGCAATTTTTGGATGACATGCCAGCTGGAGCCCGAAGTGTGGGTCAAGGTCGAGGAAGAGTTGTATAATTTGCAGAAGACGGTGAACTCGCCCACTTCGGGGCATTGTATTCGGTTCTATGACTATTCAGCACGCAAGGTATCCGTTAGGTCTACGTTTTGA
- the plr1_0 gene encoding Pyridoxal reductase: protein MPTIVGKQVGPIGYGLMGLTAIQTPNSDEVNFTAIKTAIESGCTFLNGAEFYGSGPEENSLTLLRRYFAKYPDDAERVAINIKGGRDFKTLGFDGSPEGVARSIEHSLEQLGPVGRIAQWGMARKDLSHDYEDETLASIDGYVKSGMIDGISASEINATTLRSAARKFRISALEIEVSLFHTDALTNGLCAACAELDIPVIAYSPLGRGLLGGRVKRVDDLALDDMRRDLPWFKDENLLVNLELVQKVEALARKKGCTPAQIAINWLLALSKRPGMPVIIPIPGSSDPGRIKENAAIIDLTSEDMAEIDGMLQGFVAAGDRYPAIQMKYLQL, encoded by the exons ATGCCTACAATCGTCGGCAAGCAAGTCGGCCCCATCGGCTACGGCCTCATGG GCCTCACCGCCATTCAGACCCCAAATTCAGACGAAGTCAACTTTACCGCCATCAAAACCGCCATAGAATCCGGCTGCACGTTCCTCAACGGCGCCGAGTTCTACGGCAGCGGCCCCGAAGAAAACTCGCTCACCTTGCTCCGCCGCTACTTTGCCAAGTACCCCGATGACGCGGAACGAGTAgccatcaacatcaaggGCGGCCGGGACTTCAAGACTCTCGGCTTCGACGGGAGCCCAGAGGGCGTGGCGCGGAGCATCGAGCATTCGCTAGAGCAACTCGGCCCCGTGGGACGAATAGCCCAATGGGGGATGGCGAGAAAGGACCTGAGCCACGACTACGAAGACGAAACACTCGCTTCTATCGACGGCTACGTCAAGAGCGGCATGATAGACGGCATCTCGGCGAGCGAGATCAACGCCACCACGTTGCGCAGCGCGGCCCGCAAGTTTCGCATCTCGGCGCTGGAGATTGAGGTCTCGCTGTTCCACACGGATGCCCTGACCAACGGCCTGTGTGCTGCCTGTGCCGAGCTGGACATACCCGTCATTGCCTACT CCCCTCTCGGACGCGGCCTACTCGGCGGCCGCGTCAAGAGAGTCGACGACCTTGCGCTAGACGACATGAGGCGCGACCTGCCGTGGTTCAAGGACGAGAACCTCCTGGTTAATCTCGAGCTCGTGCAAAAGGTGGAGGCCCTCGCGAGGAAGAAGGGCTGCACTCCGGCCCAGATTGCCATCAACTGGCTCTTGGCGCTTTCGAAGCGGCCGGGGATGCCCGTCATCATCCCCATCCCTGGATCTTCCGACCCTGGAAGAATCAAGGAGAATGCCGCCATCATAGATCTCACAAGTGAGGACATGGCAGAGATTGACGGCATGCTTCAGGGCTTCGTGGCAGCTGGAGACAGGTATCCTGCTATTCAGATGAAGTACTTGCAGTTGTAG
- the RANBP10 gene encoding Ran-binding protein 10 — protein MASLEQHGSSGFSDSESSAGSSGRPHSRNDSRNAAAYTPEPPHRSGASSHFYTHPSRTSILSPSRGLLLDPVPGLASATSRRETNNINDSSLNDLATMWKASGTLPSFSRGFDMFMAPMCSESSDPAAKDHDSFFVPSYLSESTYVHKLEAAHRARLQARNEALKEHSHEMATELARDQPGLRIYPTSLSTGPGLPRTSLERLSWPKLEDELTPLPSRWNPGDSWGSIEFLEAARSLKFVGPRSHQDRDHEAAAARADHPMPAECGIYYYEVQILCGKRDDATIAVGFATKDATMSRPVGWEENSWGYHGDDGRCFSGTNTGRPFGPTFSTGDIIGCGVNFRDHTAFFTKNGVKIGVAVNDVVRTKIFPAISLKKPGEHIIVNFGQTPFVYDIDDMMRGQRRKIQDEIEKTDVSRLESGLGETDLIQALVLQFLQHDGYVETARAFAEDIKLQKEALNLDPNVTVDGINIKDDEDAINRQKIRKAILEGNIDRALKHTHVYYPRVFEQNAQVHFKLCCRKFIEMVRKTAQLRSAIDSKMSNGHRPGSSSISQDMDVDVNGGDDVAWNEHTNFEADMQNAHFELLKLEEEMLSYGQTLGATYARDPRIEVSKALEEIWALVAYSNPVVEPTVSHLLDKKGRVVVAEELNSAILASLGKSSQASLEKLYAQTSVLLEDLRADGGAGAFVSVQDVVGSIKADPRL, from the exons ATGGCTAGCCTGGAGCAGCATGGCTCATCTGGTTTCTCAGACTCAGAATCGTCAGCTGGAAGCTCTGGCCGACCGCATTCTCGCAACGATTCTCGCAACGCCGCCGCGTACACGCCCGAACCGCCGCATCGCTCCGGAGCCAGCTCTCATTTCTACACGCATCCTTCCCGCACGTCCATCTTGAGTCCTAGCCGTGGTCTGCTGCTCGATCCTGTTCCCGGCCTCGCCTCAGCGACGTCGCGTCGCGAaaccaacaacatcaacgaCTCCAGCCTCAACGACCTGGCGACCATGTGGAAGGCCAGTGGCACCCTGCCCTCCTTTTCCCGCGGATTCGATATGTTCATGGCACCGATGTGTTCAGAGAGCTCAGACCCTGCCGCCAAAGACCACGATTCGTTCTTCGTCCCGTCATATCTGTCCGAGTCCACCTATGTTCACAAGTTGGAGGCTGCGCACAGGGCTAGGCTTCAGGCTCGGAACGAGGCTTTGAAGGAACACAGCCACGAGATGGCAACTGAATTGGCTCGCGATCAACCTGGACTGAGGATATATCCCACGTCACTTAGTACCGGGCCAGGACTGCCCCGCACGAGCTTGGAGCGACTGAGCTGGCCAAAGTTGGAAGACGAACTGACGCCGCTACCGAGTCGCTGGAACCCTGGTGATTCGTGGGGGTCTATTGAGTTTCTAGAGGCTGCGCGATCTTTGAAGTTTGTCGGCCCCCGAAGTCACCAAGACAGGGACCAcgaggcggctgcggcgcgAGCCGATCACCCCATGCCCGCAGAATGTGGAATATACTATTACGAGGTTCAAATCTTATGCGGAAAGCGCGACGA CGCTACCATCGCCGTTGGGTTTGCCACGAAAGATGCGACCATGTCGCGGCCAGTAGGTTGGGAAGAAAATTCTTGGGGGTATCACGGAGATGACGGCCGCTGCTTTTCCGGGACCAATACCGGACGGCCCTTTGGTCCAACGTTCAGCACAGGAGATATCATTGGCTGCGGCGTCAACTTCCGCGACCACACTGCTTTTTTTACCAAGAATGGCGTCAAGATCG GTGTGGCCGTCAACGACGTCGTCCGAACTAAGATTTTCCCTGCTATTAGTCTGAAGAAGCCAGGAGAACATATCATAGTCAATTTTGGGCAAACGCCCTTTGTTTATGACATTGATGATATGATGAGA GGACAACGGAGAAAAATCCAAGATGAGATCGAAAAGACTGACGTCTCCAGGCTTGAGTCTGGACTGGGCGAAACAGACCTCATACAGGCCTTGGTCTTGCAGTTCTTGCAGCATGATGGCTATGTGGAAACGGCCCGAGCTTTTGCGGAAGATATCAAGCTGCAGAAGGAGGCTCTGAACTTGGATCCTAATGTCACTGTCGACGGAATCAACATcaaggatgacgaagacgctATTAATAGGCAAA AGATTCGAAAAGCCATTCTTGAGGGTAACATTGACCGTGCGTTGAAGCACACACACGTTTATTACCCACGAGTATTCGAACAAAATGCACAAGTTCATTTCAAATTATGTTGCCGGAAGTTCATTGAAATGGTCCGGAAGACGGCACAACTGAGATCCGCAATTGACTCGAAAATGAGCAATGGACATAGACCCGGGTCCAGCTCTATTTCGCAGGACATGGACGTTGACGTCAATGGCGGAGACGACGTGGCTTGGAACGAGCATACGAATTTCGAAGCTGATATGCAAAACGCCCATTTCGAGTTGCTGaagctggaagaagaaatgCTCAGCTACGGACAAACCTTGGGGGCCACGTATGCACGAGACCCGCGAATTGAAGTCAGCAAAGCACTGGAGGAAATTTGGGCGTTGGTGGCGTATTCCAATCCTGTTGTGGAACCAACAGTTAGCCACCTGCTTGATAAGAAAGGCAGGGTAGTTGTTGCAGAGGAACTCAACTCGGCTATTTTGG CGTCTTTGGGCAAATCTTCGCAGGCATCTCTTGAAAAGCTCTATGCCCAAACAAGTGTGCTACTTGAAGATCTCCGGGCGGATGGTGGTGCAGGTGCATTTGTCTCGGTACAAGATGTTGTGGGCAGCATCAAGGCCGACCCACGATTGTAG
- the ilv-2 gene encoding Ketol-acid reductoisomerase: MASRGFSKSLRAARQLAAPRVQQRSYIAARQLVRAATAARPAVAVAQQQVRGVKTIDFAGHKEDVYERSDWPQEKLLDYFKNDTLALIGYGSQGHGQGLNLRDNGLNVIVGVRKNGKSWQDAIQDGWVPGKNLFEVDDAISRGTIVMNLLSDAAQSETWPAIKPQLVEGKTLYFSHGFSPVFKDLTKVDVPSNIDVILCAPKGSGRTVRSLFREGRGINSSFAVYQDVTGKAKEKAVAMGVAIGSGYLYETTFEKEVYSDLYGERGCLMGGIHGMFLAQYEVLRERGHSPSEAFNETVEEATQSLYPLIGANGMDWMFEACSTTARRGAIDWTPKFKDALKPVFNNLYDSVRDGTETQRSLDYNSQADYRQRYEAEMEEIRNLEIWRAGKAVRSLRPENQK; encoded by the exons ATGGCCTCAAGAGGTTTCTCCAAGTCTCTGCGTGCAGCTCGCCAGCTGGCTGCTCCTCGCGTCCAGCAGCGCTCGTACATCGCTGCCAGACAGCTGGTGCGAGCTGCTACTGCTGCTCGCCCTGCCGTCGCTGTTGCTCAGCAGCAGGTTCGTGGTGTCAAGACCATCGACTTTGCCGGTCACAAGGAGGATGTTTATG AGCGTTCCGATTGGCCTCAGGAGAAGCTCCTT GACTACTTCAAGAACGATACTTTGGCCCTCATCGGCTATGGCTCCCAGGGCCACGGCCAAGGTCTGAACCTTCGGGATAACGGCCTCAACGTCATCGTCGGTGTTCGCAAGAACGGCAAGTCCTGGCAGGACGCTATTCAGGATGGCTGGGTTCCTGGAAAGAACCTGTTCGAGGTCGACGATGCCATCTCACGCGGTACCATTGTTATGAACCTTCTCTCCGACGCCGCTCAGTCGGAGACTTGGCCTGCTATCAAGCCCCAGCTCGTCGAGGGCAAG acCCTCTACTTTTCTCACGGTTTCTCCCCCGTATTCAAGGACCTCACCAAGGTCGATGTTCCCAGCAACATCGATGTCATTCTTTGCGCTCCCAAGGGCTCTGGCCGCACTGTCCGATCCCTCTTCCGTGAGGGCCGTGGTATCAACTCCTCCTTCGCCGTTTACCAGGATGTGaccggcaaggccaaggagaaggctGTTGCCATGGGTGTCGCCATTGGCTCTGGTTACCTGTACGAGACTACCTTTGAAAAGGAGGTCTACTCTGACTTGTACGGTGAGCGTGGCTGCCTAATGGGTGGTATTCACGGCATGTTCCTTGCTCAGTACGAGGTCCTGCGTGAGCGTGGCCACAGTCCCAGCGAGGCCTTCAACGAGACTGTTGAGGAGGCCACCCAAAGCTTGTACCCCCTGATTGGTGCCAATGGCATGGACTGGATGTTCGAGGCCTGCTCTACCACCGCCCGCCGAGGTGCCATTGACTGGACCCCCAAGTTCAAGGATGCCCTGAAGCCCGTCTTCAACAACCTGTACGACAGCGTCAGGGACGGAACCGAGACTCAGCGATCTCTGGACTATAACAGCCAGGCCGACTATCGCCAGAGGTACGAGGCTGAGATGGAAGAAATCCGAAATCTGGAGATCTGGAGAGCCGGCAAGGCTGTTCG TTCTCTGCGACCCGAGAACCAAAAATAA
- the ies4 gene encoding INO80 complex subunit 4, with protein MPPKADGRRKSGSKTRLVVTLKIAASRLREVMHAESPDAESPTPKESSEPKDSPAPSAHLAVSGVSNGDNASDSNAATPAAEGTPAPASMAPPTDGRKKGAKRSAATIDGVPKPRGKPGPKKKPRLEDGTIDHAAVARMQAAKLGPKANQGAINAGLRALDRSGKPCRKWARGGFKLKSFTGVIWEIPRWTAPNTKKSGEDDNDESGAASASADNSSGKENKANGQEENSANNSNAGGDVEMNSAPSINASSPAPIAISAAS; from the exons ATGCCTCCCAAGGCTGACGGTCGGCGTAAATCTGGCAGCAAGACAAGGCTTGTTGTTACTCTCAAAATTGCCGCGTCTAGATTGCGCGAAGTGATGCACGCCGAATCTCCCGATGCTGAATCACCCACCCCAAAAGAGTCTTCTGAGCCCAAGGACTCGCCTGCTCCGTCTGCCCACCTGGCCGTGTCCGGCGTGTCGAACGGTGACAATGCTTCCGATTCCAACGCTGCGACACCGGCAGCCGAGGGAACTCCTGCACCTGCATCAATGGCGCCCCCAACAGATGGCCGAAAGAAAGGCGCAAAGAGGTCTGCAGCTACGATAGATGGGGTGCCAAAGCCGCGCGGAAAACCGGgccccaagaagaagcctaGATT GGAGGATGGCACAATCGACCACGCCGCTGTCGCTAGAATGCAAGCAGCCAAACTTGGCCCCAAGGCCAACCAGGGAGCCATCAATGCTGGCCTTCGCGCTCTCGATCGATCTGGCAAGCCTTGCCGCAAATGGGCTCGAGGTGGCTTCAAGCTGAAGAGTTTTACCGGTGTAATTTGGGAGATTCCTCGCTGGACTGCTCCAAACACAAAGAAGTCTGGTGAAGACGACAATGACGAGTCTGGGGCGGCTTCAGCCTCTGCTGacaacagcagcggcaaggaGAATAAAgccaatggccaagaagaaaacagtgccaacaacagcaatgcTGGAGGGGATGTCGAGATGAACAGCGCTCCTAGCATCAATGCTTCGTCACCGGCTCCTATTGCTATTTCTGCCGCATCTTAA